CATGTATCCTAAAAGGCTGAGACAGTGGAGCGACTGCCTGGGCAGCGTGTGTTACTGCTGTAGTATCAGCCTGCCACACAACTGAAGGTATGCGTGCAGACAGGCCCTACATCATCTTAAGTGGCTCTTTAGGTGCAGACAGAGATTAATGACGGCCAGCCGGTCCAGCTGGGTGCCCAAGGAGCACATGGCCAGCAGCCTGcctgacacacagacaggagagaaggaaacagagagagggaggagatgggatggCAGTGGGGGTGGATGGTAGCTGGGTGTCATCACTGGGGCTGGAGAGATGGGGCTGGAATATTGTGACCTCACGGTCCACCCCAATGACTCCCACCCGCTTAGAGTGGGGAGAGGGGACACAGGGTCCTCTCTCCAGGTGCCAAACCAGCTCCTCCTCTCCATAAGTCTGGGACACGGCCAAATTAACTCTccaaaacaacatggctatagatTTGTCTGTTTTTAATTATGCGGCTTGAATGGAagagagcagagatgagatggGCTGATCAAAAACAACATGAATGTTTAATTATTCCATCTCCCTTCATGTGAGAAAGGGAGTAAGGGGAGattaagagaggagagagtgataaagtgagagaggaagaaagagagacgtATAGCGAGATGGTGAGGGAGGGAGCCAGAGGGTGGGAAACAGCCTGGGGGACAGGAGCTAATTCGACTGAAGAAAACATTAAGGAGAATGAAGACGGATCAGAGAGAAAGCTAGATAATAGGAAATTGTATTCCCTCATCAAATCATTATGGAAACTATATGAATGTGTGTCATGCTTTTGTTCATCTCTGAGTGTCTTTGCCAATAAAAaagtgaaaaaaatgaaaaaaatgtaatatatagTGAGTGTGTCCATGTATCCTAAGAGGCTGGGACAGTGGAGCGACTGCCTGGGCAGCAtacctgtcccctttgcagaaaagcattcccatatacatacacacacatacagaacaagtatttgatacactgccgattttgcagattttcatacttacaaagcatatagaggtctgtaatttttatcataggtacacttcaactgtgagagacggaatctaaaacaaaaatccagaaaatcatgtatgatttttaagtcattaatttgcattttattgcatgacataagtatttgatacatcagaaatgcagaacttaatatttggtacagaaacctttgtttgcaattacagagatcatacatttcctgtagttcttgaccaggtttgcacacactgcagcagggattttgtccccctcctccatacagaccttctccagatacTGACTTTCAgctccttccaaagattttctattgggttgagatctagagactggctaggccactccaggaccttgagatgcttcttacggagccactccttagttgccctggctgtgtgtttcgggtcgttgtcgtGCTGGAAGATCCAGCcaagacccatcttcaatgcttttactgagggaaggaggttgttggccaagatcttgcgatacatggccccatccaccctcccctcaatacggtgcagtcgtcctgtcccctttgcagaaaagcatccccaaagaatgatgttttcacctccatgcttcacagttgggatggtgttcttggggttgtactcatccttcttcttcctccaaacacggcgagtggagtttagaccaaaaagctatatttttgtctcatcagaccacatgaccttctcccattcctcctctggatcatccagatggtcattggcaaacttcagacgggcctggacatgcgctggcttgagcagggggaccttgcgtgtgctgcaggattttaatccatgacggcgtagtgtggttactaatggttttctttgagactgtggtcccagctctcttcaggtcattgaccaggtcctgccatgtagttctgggctgatccctcgccatcctcatgatcattgatgccccacaaggttagatcttgcatggagccccagaccgagggtgattgactgtcatcttgaacttcttccattttctaataattgcgccaacagttgttgccttctcaccaagctgcttgcctattgtcctgtagcccatcacAGCCTTGTGCAgatctacaattgtatccctgatgtccttacacagctctctggtcttggccattgtggagaggttggaatctgtttgattgagtgtgcggacaggtgtcttttatacaggtaacgagttcaaacaggtgcagttaatacaggtaatgagtggagaacaggagggattcttcaagaaaaactaacaggtctgtgagagctggaattcttactggttggtaggtgatcaaatacttatgtcatgcaataaaatgcaaatgaattacttaaaaatcatacaatgtgattttctggatttttgttttagattctgtctctcacagttgaagtgtacctatgattaaaattacagatctctacatgctttgtaagtatgaaaacctgccaaatcggcagtgtatcaaatacttgttctccccactgtatatatgtatttaacatttatttgactaggaaagtcagttaagaacaaattcttatttacaatgacggtctaccggggaacagtgggttaactgccttgttcaggggcagaataacagatttttaccttgtcagctaggggattcgatcaagcaacctttcggttactggcccaacgctctaaccactaggctccctgccgccGAATAATGGTTATTTTGTACAATTAAGGCCTTTTTTGTCCACATTTTTACACCATCACAATTACATTTAATGTATATAGAAAAATTAAAAGGTCTTCTAAATAAAACACCCAACTGTTTTTTACACCACTAAGGGGTCATGTTCGAAGTCCATGACACAGCACTCCCTCTCGATTTATATGAGAACAATTTGTCTTGCAATTTTAACTTATAGCAGTGGGTCTGAGGCAAGACAGTGAGATTTAAAGAGCTATTTGCAATCACAAAGAATAGTGTTTAATCAGCCATTCTGGGTCTGCAAGGATCAATCTTCAGTCCTCACCGCGCCGCTTTCCCACAACTGGATCAGTATTGATCTCATAGATCCTGTCCACCAACATCCTacaaccccctcctcctcctcctcctcctcctcctcacttgTCTTCTCTTATTTAACCAGAGGCCTGCTGTTTGTTGAGCTGTGTGGAGATTGGCTGACCAACACCAAGCCCTGTGTATATATTTCCCTTGCTTTTCACTTTACGTTCAGTACAATCTAACAGTACACCAGGGAATCTTTGTATGTTTTAGTGAGCACTCACCTGATAGGGTATTTCTCCCAGGGGCCCCGCCCCAGGTGGAAGATGAGTGGCTGCATTGTGTGCTCCTGTTGGGTGTGGGTGGTCACGCCTGCCACCTCTTGACCTGGACAGAAGTTAATGCCCTGTTAGagtagacacacatacacacaattgaTCTTTTGCTTCACAGAGGACAATGGAGACTGTTGTGGTAACAGATAACCTATTTCAACTGACCCTGAGAAAGTGCCCTTGAAAAGAAAATTCAATTAAAAAGACTGTCAATGATGTCCACCTACAGACCGACACTCTCACTGCACACCTGAACCTGATGCCGTCTCTCTGTTTGAGGATATGGAGGAATCTGTCCAAGGGAGCGGAGTGTAGATGTGTACAGTACATGGTGTATAATGTGTGTGACTATATCTGTTTGGTATATAATATCATGTCTTCCTCACTTCAAACCTGTCAACCTGTTCTCTCTGCCCTGGGGTTACGGTATACCTGTGGCTGTTACCTATGTGGCTACTCTATCTGCCAGTCAGAATGTGGGGCCATGGCCTTTACGATTGTCCTGTCGACCCCCAAAAGTGTGCAGGCTTGCTCCTCTATAccttcctcccctccacccctcctctggGGTAGCAGCCTGGCTCTGACAGAGGCTGATTGAGTCACAGCCCCCTCCAGACCCCCTGGGGATACCTCTCAGGTGCCCTTGTGAGCAACACGACTAATATTGAGAGAGCACTCATCTGTAAGGCACTCTACCTACCCCCCTCTGGGACCACAAGCAGTCACGCTCAAAGGAGCACAGGCACGAGCGCACACACCTTACCTCAGTACACTGCATAGCCCACTATGATCCAGACTTGCCCACATAGTGTCCTGGAGCAGTCTCTGTGCTTTGGTCTTTGAAATGTAAAAGAGCCTAAATCCCTTTGGACTGTGAGAAAGCCCTTTTAATCTCTATCCAAGAAAAAGACACAGCAGAACTCCATATCTCTCATGGTATTAAGATAGCAGATCGTACAGCAATGTTCTTTTAAAGATGGAGTAAAGTAGCCAACATTATAAGAAGAATCAAATTGACATAAAATGGAATGCAAAAGTAGAATTTTGGTTtcatattttcctcaaagaaaaATATGATATAAAGAGTCATATTAAACGTATGCTACCCACCAAAGACAAGTCCGAGCAGATAACATCAGACGCAGACCGTTCCCATTCCCAAAGCAACATAATACCTCACACCATTACCACACCATCCAACAAGAGCTTCTAATGAAAACCACTTAACCCTGTGAAATGTCTAATTTTGCACATCACTGAATCTCCTGGATTTCACCAGAAAAATCACAGTAGAGCTCATGGCTATTAAGCCATGATTGAATTTCAAGTTCAGAAAAGACACACCATTCTTGTTTTATCTTAAATTTAACATAAACAGTAAATACACCACATTACTTACAACTGGTGAGAAAATAGTAAGCTTGAATGATGGATCAATGTTTCAGCACAATATTCAGACCCGTTTAAAACCGCTTGAAATAAAGAGTGGTTTTTCTGTGTGATGGATGCTCTCGGGTGAGATGTGAGGGTCAAGCGTCATTGTAAAGCTCTGAATGCCTGCTGCCCATTCTGGTGAAGAACCGACACATTAACTCTCAGAGTCAGCTTTGGAGACCCAGAGCCTCCCCTTCAAACCATCCTTTGCTCgcagacacacacatttacaaacaCGCTCACGCACACACCAATCGATAGGCAACACACAGGCAATCAGACGCCATTATTTGTGAAGTTCCACTCCAGTTCACATGAGCTGATAAAGGAGGCTGCTATTGATTCAGCGGCCCTCTAGGAGAGAGCAATTTAAGCAACCGATGGGGCATAATGCAAACTTGCACGTTTGAAACAGAGGTTTCTGAGGGAGAGGAGCAGGACACATTTTAAAGGGggacaagaggaggagagaacacaTTCTCACTCCTCAGGGCAtaggagggaggagtgggataCTCAGCAGGAGGGGAGAATGTTCCACCAGCGACAGCCAGTGCTGATGAATGATAGTACTTTGGTGAAGTGGGGTGTCCTCATTAATATTCATTAGCCACTGATGTACACAACAGCCACTTGATGAGCTGTTTTCAAGATAACACTGACTACCAAATGTGTGTTTTTGGAGAGCACTGTGGATGGCTGGTTGAGGGtgtgtcggagagagagagacaatgagagataaactgcagtcagagagacagcaagagagacaatgagagataaactacagtcagagagacagcaagagagcgaAATACACACTACAGTCACTGAGAGTGACTCACTTGGTTAAACTCCTCCCACGAATTGCTCCACGTCCAATAGTGGGCCTTGTAAGGCCCAACCCTGACTGCCATCATCTCATTGCCGCGGTAATAGAAGATGGGCCTGTTGGGTGTGAAATGGGATTGGTGACTGCTGGATTCCTGTGATAAGCAGCAGCCCCTTCTCagctccagccccccccccccccccgtgctgCACTGCCTGGCCCTCCCTCGCCTCCTCGCTCCCCACCACCACGCTGCCATGGCTCATCCCATTATGTGCTTGGTGGAACACCTTATCCACCAGGGTGGTCCCTCTCCCTGGGCCCCAGCCAGCAGCCTCCCTACAGGGGGCACCGCTACCGCCTCTCCCAGCTGCGAGCTCTAACCTGTTGATGAGTGTGTTGTTATGGAGGACAGGGCTGAGGTCCAGTCCATCTATGAGACTGTCGTCTGGAACGCTGAAGCCAGCCACAGACAGACTGGTGCTGAACAGATCCACCACAGTCCCCAGCTGCTGGCTCAcctggagatgggagaaagagTCCTGGTATTTAACCGTAACACACTGGAATTCAAACCCAGATAGAATCTCATTGTCTAAGGGTGCTGACATGAAAGTTTAACAGCGATTGTTGTAGGAAGTTAGATAGCTTGCATGGGCATCCATATGCACCAGAACAATGCACAAACGATCAATCAATTTAATTACAAATCTTAAAAACTTTGTTCCCAAATTACAACACTTTATTTGGTTTAATCAATGAATATCCTGTCAAAATGCATGAGCGTCTCCTCCAAAGCCGCAGTGAGTGTCCATGTTAGGATCCTGAACAGCGCAGCGCGGCAACCTTGTGAAGCGCCGTGATCAGAGCAGGGCTGGGGAGCAGAGAGAACCTCTCCTTAGAGCACAGTGATTCACACTACTGGGAGGCTGTGATACACCAGCAGCCTGATCCAAGGGATCCCTCTCCATGCATGAAACCCAACATGACAGCACAATGGCAAACAGCGTGCATGCGCCCCCTATGAAAGTCCACCATTACAGCAGatgggatggaggggggggggggtcctgatgatgcatttcttcagtctcctctATAATCTGCGCTCGCAGGTTTATTATAAACCTCACAAACGCCTCTGTAAATTAGGAGAAAAAGGGGAAtgaggaaaaagagagaagaTGAGGCCCGGGCTAGCGCTAGCTGTTTTATCTCCCTTCCCCAGTCCCTGTGAAGagctttattttatttataaacTTTGAACTATTTTcagataaaatgcaatttttttCACTGTCATCCTTGATCTTCCATTCCATTCTCTCCTGAGCAGCCCTTTGAGGGAGACGGCACGCTCACAATCAGATAGTGCTATCAGCCCAGAGCAGCTGCGCCGCCATGTGCCTCCATGCTCCTATCAGCTGcctgcacacacaccacaaaaatGAATTCCTTTTTCTCCCGCAGCCACTGCACCAGCCAGAAAGGGCCCTGCAACACATTCCATTATCTGCACTCTGACTCTTAACAcggaataaaaaaaataaaaaggacaATTAATGAAGTTGACTACCAGGTAGCACAGGTAACCCTAAATTCTCCACCAAAAAaatgcaaaacatttttaaaaaatctaaatatttgAAAGAGACCATTTCATTATCTCCCATTTATTTCCATTTATACTTTTCTCTCCATTCGGTACATTTCTTTCTGTATTTTCTCTTTTTGTCAGCCTTTTGTCTGTGGTTCTTGGTTAAACCCTGATGGTAGTTATCTTACGTGGCAGACTTGCTATCCCTGTCTAATGCACTCAGGCTCCGTGTCGCCCAGCTGATAAACACAACAAAGGGTATTGTGAcagtggcagcagcagcagcccccTTTCCCCCACCATCCCAGCCAGCAAGCCTCATCCCACCGCAGCCCCTCAGTCACCGGGGGAATTTGAACCTGTGCCCGGCTCAACCTCTTCTCTCTATTCCAACACATCTCCCAAAACTCTCTGTCACTCAATACTAACAAGTAACACTTTCATtagagctacagttgaagtcggaggtttacatacacttgtttttcaaccactccacaaatttcttgttaacaaactatagttttggcgagttggttaggacatctactttgtgcatgacacaagtaatttttccaacaattatttacagactgattatttcacttataattcactgtatcacaattccagtgggacagaagtttatatacactaagttgactgcgcctttaaacagcttggaagattccagagaattatgtcatggctttagaagcttctgataggctaattgacatattttgagtcaattggaggtgtagctgtggatgtatttcaaggcctaccttcaaattcagtgcctcttttgcttgacatcatgggaaaatcgaaaaatcagccaagatctcagattttttttttgtagacctccacaagtctggttcatcatctgtacaaacaatagtactcaagtataaacactatgggaccaggcagccattataccgctcaggaaggagatgcgttctgtctcctagagatgaacatactttggtgcaaaaaataaaaatcaatccacgaacagcagcaaaggaccttgtcaagatgctggaggaaacaggtacaaaagtatctacactgctcaaaaaaataaagggaacacttaaacaacacaatgtaactccaagtcaatcacacatctgtgaaatcaaactgtccacttaggaagcaacactgattggcaatacatttcacatgctgttgtgcaaatggaatacacaacaggtggaaattataggcaattagcaagacacccccaataaaggagtggttctgcaggtggggaccacagaccacttctcagttcctatgcttcctggctgatgttttggtcacttttgaatgctggcggtgctttcactctagtggtagcatgagacggagtctacaacccacacaagtggctcaggtagtgcagctcatccaggatggcacatcaatgtgagctgtggcaagaaggtttgctgtgtctgtcagcgtagtgtccagggcatggaggcgctaccaggagacaggccagtacatcaggagacgtggaggaagccgtaggagggcaacaacccagcagcaggaccgctacctccgcctttgtgcaaggaggagcagcactgccagagccctgcaaaatgacctccagcaggccccaaatgtgcatgtgtctgctcaaacggtcagaaacagactccatgaaggtggtatgagggcccgacgtgcacaggtgggggttgtgcttacagcccaacaccgtgcaggacgtttggcatttgccagagaacaccaagattggcaaattcgccactggcaccctgtgctcttcacagatgaaagcaggttcacactgagcacatgtgacagacgtgacagagtctggagacgccggggagaacgttctgctgcctgcaacatcctccagcatgaccggtttggcagtgggtcagtcatggtgtggggtggcatttctttggggggccgcacagccctccatgtgctcgccagaggtagcttgactgccattaggtaccgagatgagatcctcagaccccttgtgagaccatatgcttgtgcggttggccctgggttcctcctaatgcaagacaatgctagacctcatgtggctggagtgtgtcagcagttcctgcaagaggaaggcattgatgctatggactggcccgcccgttccccagacctgaatccaattgagcacatctgagacatcatgtctcgctccagccaccaacgccacgttgcaccacagactgtccaggagttggcggatgctttagtccaggtctgggaagagatccctcaggagaccatccgccacctcatcaggagcatgcccaggcattgtagggaggtcatacgggcacatggaggccacacacactactgagcctcattttgacttgttttaaggacattacatcaaagttggatcagcctgtagtgtggttttccactttaattttaagTGTGACtcaaaatccagacctccatgggttgataaatttgatttccattgataatttgtgtgtgattttgttgtcagcacattcaactatgtaaagaaaaaagtatttaataagaatatttcattcattcagatctaggatgtgttattttagtgttccctttatttttttgagcagtgtatatccacagtaaaacgagttctatgacgacataacctgaaaggtcgctcagcaaggaagatgccaatactccaaaaccgccataaaaagccagactacggtttgcaactgcacatggggacaaagatcgtactttttggagaaatgtcctctggtctgatgaaacaaaaatagaactgtttggccataatgaccatccttatgtttggaggaaaaagggggatgcttgcaagccgaagaacaccatcccaaccgtgaagcacagaggtGGCACCATTATGTTTTGGGGgtgccttgctgcaggagggactggtgcacttcacaaaatagatggcatcatgaggaggggaaattatgtggatatacttaagcaacatctcaagacatcagtcaggaagttaaaacctggtcgcaaatgggtcttccaaatggacaatgacccca
This sequence is a window from Oncorhynchus clarkii lewisi isolate Uvic-CL-2024 chromosome 26, UVic_Ocla_1.0, whole genome shotgun sequence. Protein-coding genes within it:
- the LOC139385109 gene encoding N-acetylgalactosamine-6-sulfatase-like; amino-acid sequence: MELDYVVGQILAWLRALGIEKDTFVFFTSDNGAAVMSGPKQSGSNGPFLCGKETTFEGGMREPAVTWWPEHIPAGTVSQQLGTVVDLFSTSLSVAGFSVPDDSLIDGLDLSPVLHNNTLINRPIFYYRGNEMMAVRVGPYKAHYWTWSNSWEEFNQGINFCPGQEVAGVTTHTQQEHTMQPLIFHLGRGPWEKYPISAVTKEYQDALSRITAVVEKHKKGLVPGVPQLNMCDMAVMN